The sequence attattgtttctatttcaacttaaaatatttacaatttttctttctttttgggtttcaacagtatttagaagccaatacaactatatacatttatctaagaaaaaaacaaaaattaactcgttatttaattaatttaattatttaatgaataaatatattcataaaattgtgacaccatttacatctgcaggccagttggtcgtttgcgcttaagtctcctcgtctcggtttcctcttttaatggaagttgccgaatttccctgttagaatgttgtagtagtcggtttgtgtgtcttaagctgttgttgcgtatttcttctggactgtttttactttaagttctcgatggatattatcatttagtatataccactctgcttttgatattatacggagtatcttattttgcgtttgttgtataatttttatatttgttctgctcgcagttccccaaagctctgagccatatttccatattggtgttataattactttgtatattagtatcttattttctagtgagagcgttgaattctttcccaaaagccaatgaagttgtttaaacctagtcttgatttcgcgtcgtttttgtccaatgtgtaacttccagttaagtttattgtctataatcatacccaagtattttgcccttgtgtcgtggtggatttgtttattctttatgaatattggattgtattgtttttttctcttgttagtgtatgtgacgtgggcggttttatcttcgtttattttgattCCCCATTTCTCGAACCATTGAGTGGTGTTGTCAAGTAATTCCTGAAATTTATAAGCAGCCGTTCTTGGATCTTTGTCTGACGCTAACAAgacagtgtcgtctgcaaatgttgctattagagaATTCTTAGTTGCCGGTGTAAGGATATCAGCAGTGTAAAGAAGGTACAGAAGCGGCCCAAGGACACTACCTTGCGGTACACCTGCTTCCATTGTTAGTATATCAGAATACTTATCTTCGAATTCtacataaaattgtcttccagttatataacttttcattagttcgtagtagtctgttggtaaataagtcaagagtttttgtagaagtcctgcgtgccatactgtgtcaaaagctttggccacgtcgagatatactgcttcgcacgttcgttttttatcgatgtcttctaaaattttgtttgtaactctgtgaacttgttggatggtggaatgtttttgcctgaatccgaattggtggcaaggtattattttgtccttttgtataatgggatcgattctgtcaaaaagcaacttttcaaaaaattttgataatactggtagtagacttataggtctgtacgaagttacttgcgtaggatctttgcatggttttggtattgcgataatttgagcaattttccatacttttgggaaatatttcaagttcaagatttgattgaacaagttccttatatagataagccccttctctgggagttctcttaaaatttttccagttattaggtcgtatcctggcgacttcttaggatcagttctcttacatatgcgttgttttatttcttctaatgtaacattttttggtttgcatggATCTTTTTTTGCGTGGGACGGGAAAAGATTTACATTAGGCGTATTGCTCGTAAAAGtacttttgaagtgttttgcgaGAACTTCAGCCTTGTCAAGATTTGTTTTAGTCCAGCTGCCATCAAGTTTTCTGATAGgtggtttgtataaaattttattttcgattttgtttgtagCTTTCCATAGTGAATAGTTTGTCGTTATACCGGGTCCAAGTTTTTCGATGCGTCTCTTAAGCTTCAAATTTTTATGGTCGAATAGCATTTGCTTGATTTCCTTTGTAGCAGCGTTTAGCTTGCTTTTGTCAAGTGGCAGCCTTGTTATTTGCCAGCGTTTACGTAagcggttttttattttgattttttcttgggTGTGTGCAGGTATATTATAGCTCGAGGAACAGATAGTTTCTTGTGGAGTTGATTTCATGGTGGCGTTCATTATTGTGTGATTAAAATAGGCTATCGCACTGTCGATTTCGTCAAAGgtctttaagcttattttattgttaagattacggatgactatttctctaaatgtatcccagcaggtttttttgttatatatgtttCTATTCGAGGATTCCTTCGTATATGAGCTCTAATATATCATTATTATTGGGGAATGGTCAGACGACAAttcaattaacgatttaattgacatatcttcatggttaacgttttttgttataaaaaagtcgatcagatctggacttttttttggatcagttggccagtatgttgggTCGCCACTACTTATGAACTTGCTGTTGTTCCTTTTCATGGCATCCAGTAAATTACGTCCTTTGGAGTTCGTCAATCTTGAACCCCAAATTGCATTTTTAGCATTATAGTCGTTTGCCAAGTGTTTTTAAAAAGTCGTAGTATTGTGATatggaatttatgtattttggggGACAAtatacagcagagattgttagttTGCCGCCTTCATCTTCGATTTGGATCGATGTCGcttgtatgttttctttttcgtatttttctaaTTCGATGCATTAAATGTCTTGCCTAATTATTATCGCTGTGCCTCCATGGGCTTTGTTGTCAGGGTGGtttgtgacaaatattttataattaggtatTCTTGCAAAGCTTTTGTCAGTGAAGTGTGTTTCAGAAATTAGTAATACGTCTATTGAATTATGGTTTATAAACACTATCAGTTCTTTCAAGTGTTGGCCCAAGCCGTTTGCattccaagcaactattttcaGTCTACTTGTGCTGCCCATCTATTTTGTTCACGAGCAgtgttataatatttattatgtttgacatTTGTGCGAAGACCTGcttcatcatttcttttaactcTTTGATGTCGTCATTTGAAGTTGCTTCAGAATTTGTTTCAGAACTTGTCACATCCGATTGTGGGTTGTTAGAAATAACTTGGGCATATGACATTGTCGGTTTGACATATTGTGAATCTATTTGCCGATTTAAAGCGTTTTGCTGTTTATCAGTATTCAATTCTTTGTTACGTTGCTCTGGGTAGTGTTTTATTTTGAGTGCTTTGTACACCGCGCATCCTCTGTAGCTCGCTGTGTGTTTGCCTCCGCAATGGGCGCGTTGTATGTTGCTGCTATTTTCTACAACACACTCTATAGTTTTGTGATTACCCGCGCATTTTACACAAACTAGagtttttgtgcaaaagtttttagtgtgtccgtatttttgacaatttgtgcattgtggaattgttttcttttgatgaggcggttcaaaacttattttgcagtgtaatagattatttattgaataaatatcttTATTGTTTGCACCTTGCTTCATCTCCAATGAGAACAATGGCAGAGGTTTCTTTGTgcctttttgcaaaatattttgaatattaattatttcatggcCTAATTCTAGTAGCTCCTgcttaatttcatctttatcaGCCGAATAATGCATTCCCTTTAGGAATACTTTGAATCATCTTTCTTCCTTTAGTTTAAAAGTATAGTACTGGGTTTTCTTctcctttaataaattaatgattGCAGTATAGTTGTGTGATTCGAGTGGCTGTAGTTTaacttcattgtttttcaaagccTTAAGTTCATATTTGCAATCAGGAATGGTACTCAGTGCCTGCATTAACTTATCAATGCGTTCTACGTTTTGTATGTAAATCGGTGGGGGCttgcgttttttaattattgggttTAAGTTTTCTGTAGCGGTTGGTCTTTTTGTTTCACTGTTATCGGCTGGGTCATTGTCTGGTTCGTCGACTGAAAGCAATTCGAACATGTTTGACGATGTTTGCTGGCTGAGCCAATATGACGTTAGCTTTCTTTGGTTTGTTGTTGAGtctttgcttttatgtttttttgtgctaTGTATATAATCATTTTGCTTACTTGGGGAGTTGCGGTACCGTTTTTGTGTAGTTTGGACTGCCGTGTTTTTGTTGGAGCTTTCACAttcgttgttttgtttgttggacTGCTTTACTTGTGTAATTTCCTTCGTTGTTTCGGTTTGCTGTTGTTGGATTGCTGGGATAGCTGTGTTTACTGTTTGCAGGGTGTTTCTCTTTGTTGTCATTATCGGCGCTGATGTGAATACCACTGATGTAGTTGTTGTAGCTGAGTAGAATGACGCGAGGGTGGTTATAGGTGTATTTGTTGTTGAGACTTTGTAGTTTGTTTGGTAGGTCGTGCTCGTTggggttttgttttgttcactcCATGAAGTTGGTTCGCTTGGTGACAGTacatttggtgttgttgtacgagttaaaagttgttttatatgtacacatgtgttcGCTGCGTTATCGCGAGGTTCGCTGGAGTTTGTTTTTGGCGCAAATTTTGACGAATTTTGTCGCTCTTGCGGTGGAGAATGCCCCACAGGcactcctacttgagtgagcatatatatgtatgtatatgcgcatatgtaggtatataaattcacatacttgtatttgcatatgccttcttcctgtgtgcatggtaatgaaccatttctctgttgagaataggacgatgatagaaaaagtaggaaatgaaagggagtgtttcgagtgtaaagtgtcttgaaaaaggcaaatcgatgatgatgcctcttaaTGTTGttaacttattaacgtctgatgcacaatcgaaattgaacatatctttcatgaatttgataaatgtttcgtaatttttcacgtttgtgtaaatgtaacttgacctattccattgcaattccagggtatattcagaaacgcattataaatgcgcagtaattgcagcgctggcagcactgccaatgtgacaagtattgcaattgatagattggcagtattaaaatttttcctgcaaataatgcgcgacgtttgatacaaaaatggcgttttggaacgcgatgcatttgcagtactgccatatttgcatttctgaacgcattgccaacactgcaaaagtacgttgcgcattataatgcgttattgaatatacccccatttacctcctcctctatatccatacaaaatatctatcaaacaaataaaattaaaattttgttttgaaaattgcaaccattccatcaatattttcttatgacgttgtcacgttaaactatcgtcagtaaaccgactttacagacaacctctttttttctatAAGATAATGCATATAGTGGATATTCAGGATTAtaagaaaacattaaattttttggacTTTTTAACTGCAGCGCATAAGGGACTCTTTCCCAAACTACTAACTTCCTGAAAAAATCGTTTGTTATTTTTACAAGGGGTTAATCACAAttatacagcgcacgctcgataacgtaaactaattcaaaccaaggcagttcacgttaacgaaagtgttcacgttttggaatgcccaaaaaaactaagtaaatatattttgtcacatttaaattcacattttattcttgttttcgttacatattaattgaaaattaagtcatacgatggttttatttaaaaaaaatcagtcatcttTTTTGTACcttctatttttctattttgaagcacagctttctcccttaaccgtcttagcacactcatatcattttgatcgacgtcttAATGACCAGCTCATAGtaacgccttgttgaaaatttcaactgcttcagtcggcttaagtttctccagttgctctgaTACGCTGCCATTATCGGATTCGTCCTCTTGTTGATGATCGTCATCAGCATTGCCCTCCtcgatatcttcgttccattcatgaatggctggtaacgtgaattcaatctgaaatttttaataaaaaaaaagttttttcaataacccacatacatatctacgaacgcgaacgaacctcaggatttaaactactaagcatatcgacggtgttgctcatcaaggtgcgaagttcagcttcccatttttcttttaaaaccgccaACAGAACATTATATTCGGGatcatcaaaaatttaaaatactgttccagcacttagctaatgttgcttcaccaacacgaaaccaagTCGCATCCCAAAGATTTATAgctatttttaagttaattttttcaacgactcgagcaaatcagactttatcgctgctattgaagctacaaggctgtttctgtaatgcaacttagtgatttttattgcattctgatccATCGGTTGAATGAAGGGAGTAACatttggtggcataaacattgccgaaatttgcccattctccgttgtcagttcagcttcattttggtgagaaggagcgttgtcgattaggaggagagctttaattggtaaggctttctcctttaaaaacgatgtaaccttaaaaaacaaccagttaaccttaaaaatcggacaaaacttaaaaggaatattcaccTGTGAAACAAATGACTCACGAAATCATTACTTGAAAATAGCCGACGTCATCCAAGCGGATTTCTAGCTCTTATAGTCGGTGggacactgaaagtttttataaaagcgtgattcgctgcttctcggactttacccctggggctctcttctccaaacttgacgcgtacgttttctctggcaaaagTCTCCAGCATTATATAACTGATCGTTGCACAACTCCAATTCGGTAATTTtcgctttaagtttttctttaaatggatCCACTAGCTTAGGTTGCGAAGACAGTTTTTcgcctgatattttaagaagatGAATACCGTACCTCTTCTTGAATCCTTGGAGCCATCCATCAGTTGCgaagaagtttgcttcattttctttaaattttgcatacggtgcttttgccttttctttcaacattagaACAGTTACTGGCCAGTTTTTATTTCGCATTCGGATAAACCAACGATAAagaactctctctctctccattttgggcaactctgaagaacaCAGTGTTTCTCTATTTCCAGGTCCACAATACGTGttgtttacgcattttaaaatcacttgcgttttcgctttaatgttacaaattgttgatttagcaacattatatttctaggcggccgccgtagccgaatggtttggtgcgtgactaccattcggaattcacagagagaacgttggttcgaatctcggtgaaaacaccaaaattaagaaaaacatttttctaatagcggtcgcccttcggcaggcaatggcaaacctccgaatatatttctgccatgaaaaagcagaaataatatataatatctcGAATCTAGCGTATAATAAATCTAATataatatacagtgcactcgcggtaactcgaatagccgctaagtcgaacgacgtgctaactcgaacacatttttccccctattgacttctttgtaactcgaacaataaaaaagcgctataactcgaacaaaaaaacaaatttatttgtacacacattcttttcaaacatgtacattttgtacatagatacatatgtaatatattagtatatgtatataaattatatgtatactagtgtattgtccatatgaatatttcggcgttaatatcccgttagttttctgggaacaacatcttgcattgaccaaattgctttaaatttgtcatttgtagtgtatcagtgcatgtgagtaatggatcgtaaaaggttgaaatgtttaacattaaaagagagggctgaattccttaacaaaattaaacgtggatgtagtgttacttctctagcgaaggaatatggggtagccaagtccaccataagtcttataaaaaagaaagacaaggcaattttaaaagcagtaaacaacacgtttttgggtcctgggaagaggagaactttaaaagcttctgagtttcctaaaatgaaagccgctttatacaaatggtttctgtcccaaagaaaaaagaattacccaataagtggactcatcttgaaagaacataacatgaaacacataatttacaggtcgaatttacgctttatgatgttaacaaatggaatgatggtgccgaatttaccgacacagaagtaataattgaaactagtgattctgagtctgagtttaacaacacaactgagacatgtgagcggatatcatctgaggaggcagttagctctatcaataaggtaattcagtgggccacaactgaacaagtaagccccgcaaaggttaacactcttcaattgctgcgtgaaaaagccatattcaacattgctgcaggcaagaaaagacaaacacacattacaactttcttttcggcctaacttttctgttaaagctactttttttgtgtaactgacacaaagactgccaaatatttgatgaaaaatattgaaacgaattaattattttaaacatattcatgttcatatccatatgtaaataaataaataaatttaattgaaaaaaatcgatatcgatgactgtttttttaacatagcacactcaattgataagtcgaacaaattcgataaatcgaacagcgcctgttttaattagttcgagttatcgcgagtgcactgtaattatttccttttctcGTCTTGATATATAGTATTAACCATTTAAAACAATAGCCGAAGCCCTTAGCAGCCAGtgcttgttccttttttttcttacctttaagtggaataattatttataattattactcttttcaataaataaataaaataaaaatatataagatatatatatatttctttgctcTCAAATCGTCACAGATGagtctttttttaaaaagccgagaattttagccttttgttttaatgtcaagcacacgggttttttagaacttattttcaccagaaaacatatGACGAAACAcactttgcaaaaacaaaaccgcggctgaaatattttactccttacatacaattacgaataaaatgcctattttataattaggggatcctccaatttcagaattacttgagataaatgtaaactacattcaaataattgtaacgttTGTTGTCCATGTTATAGagctttttgggtttgttcacgttttagagtagtcaatgcacaaaaatgtctgttcacgttttggggtgttcacgctttagagcgttgacgttatcgagcgtgcgctgtagtATTATGAATCAgtggcaaaaattaaaaattaaattttaacgaGAGTGAGGGTAGTTAATAAACATAAACATGTTACCAAGGCGTATTAACGTTCTGCAGTCTCGAAAATCAGTTCCCACGAAAATCGGGCACAGCTTGGATTTATATTCGGTTACGGACTTCGAATTTAGACCAATTCACcgaactttatttgcaatctctTTTGCTATTACATAAACATCTAACGTAGTACGCCGAGTCACCCAAATGGACAAAAATccattcagttttttttatatgatatttattcctttaatttattctattaaTCAGTATGCattacaaaatcgaaatttatttGGCAGCCTTCCATAACAAACTCAGCCTTGTCTGAGTTTTCGTACAACTACCGCTTTCGCTCATAGGTCGAGTTCCCCTATTGGCTTTTAGTAGACGGTACCCGAGACGCCCGGCCCATACTGATAGCCAGTGCTGATGCCAACGCCACCTACAGGTGGCACTACACCACCTCCAAGAGCGCCCAGGCCACCGCCTACCACGCTGTTCGAGTAACCACTGTAATAGTTGGAGGGGTAATTGTAGCCCAAACGCGAGTAGGGATAACCACTACCGAAGCGCGCATTGTAGTAGGAGTAAGGGCTGCCATAACCGCCATAGGGACCGTAGCCAGTAGTGCCGTAGCCAGCATAGTTGCCATAGCCGGGTGAGCCGTAACCACCATAGCCGCCGAGCCCACCAATACCACTGTAACCAGCGTAATTGCCATAACCACCATAACCGGAATTATACAACGAACCGCCATCTTtgaaatgcacaaaaataaaaattatttgtaagtaATTATTTTATCCACCTATTCTTTTGATGAATTATGATGCCGCAGAAGCCTACCCAAGCCGACACGCGTTGAGTATGGATCCCATGCGCCGCCAATATAACGCTTTTCTTGCTTATGTGTCTCGTCCAGTGGATTCAAACTGCTGGCTGCCGTCTCGAGCTGCTCATCATTCGTGGACTCTGCCGCCGCATTATCCAACACAGAATCGgcataagttgttgttgttgtgaagcAAAGAGTGAGCACGGCTGCGACAATTATTGGCTAAGTTGAGAGCACAAACAAGGAATTtcacataaagaaaaaaagtaaaaaatacggATATTTAGTATTGTGAGTAATCCACATGAGTTGTTGTAATTCTAAACAGTTTTACAAATTTAGTCCTTTTCTCTAGAATTCACAATTGGATCCTTTTCTCACACTTACAGCACACTTCATGTTGCTGCTATTTATTTGTACGGTTTTTTTTCACACACGCTACTATCCACCTTTGACTTCGAATTCGATTGACTGAATGTCGTTTGCCAGATGCTTAACGGCTTTTATATCTGAGAAAATTccactattgttgttgtttgtttgcttgtccGCAGTGGCGGCGCTTCTCAGACTTTCAAGCTTGCCGCTGTGCATGTTAGTgcttttagttgttgttttacaaatttgtaatattttttcgcATTTGTTGTTTATATAATATGATATGCCGAGGCGC comes from Anastrepha ludens isolate Willacy chromosome 3, idAnaLude1.1, whole genome shotgun sequence and encodes:
- the LOC128856753 gene encoding claw keratin, which produces MKCAPIIVAAVLTLCFTTTTTYADSVLDNAAAESTNDEQLETAASSLNPLDETHKQEKRYIGGAWDPYSTRVGLDGGSLYNSGYGGYGNYAGYSGIGGLGGYGGYGSPGYGNYAGYGTTGYGPYGGYGSPYSYYNARFGSGYPYSRLGYNYPSNYYSGYSNSVVGGGLGALGGGVVPPVGGVGISTGYQYGPGVSGTVY